The DNA segment CATGTAATTTGACTAACCACATTGATTTTCATCATCTGCAAATGCTAACAAAACAAGCAGTAGTTAAAAAAGAAAGTATGAAGCAGCATTGAAGTTTAAAGGCTCATAATATTTGTTACAACAGAACTTTCAACATAATCTTCAGAAATTGCTTGCTTTTAGATTAGTTAGCCTTTCAGAATTAGCATAATGGTAAAAGTAGTCTCTGTAATATATTCCAATGCCAACTTAACCCTGTAACCTTTTTTTGAGTTAATAACAGAACCTCAATGTCAGTTTGGCATCAGTGGTCGTTAGGTCATTAAGACTGCTGACAAAATATGTACATGATCTAATTTAATGGCCAAAGAACTAATGGTGCTCACAAGTACATGAATGCTAAACAGTTTCTACAGACAAAATTGAACACTGGTTCAAAGTTTAGGGTTAGATAGAGCCATTACTTCTTTGTACCAAGTCAAAAACCTCAACAACAAGGAGACTTTGGCAAAACATATTATCATGGGAtattacaaaaataaaaagattaaatTGCCTATCAGGATGAAGTACAATAATTGTTGCTGCCATACAAAATTATATTTCAGAAAATCTTAAAATTGATTCAAAGTTGACTAATGCGTACTTGACACTACAGAATTTAACAGAACTACATGGAATGCAACTTGAATGTTCAAAAAATTTGAGATTTTGAAGGCAGAAAGAATTTCCAGTGATTATTCTTCTGGTTCATTGAAAAAAATAACAACAAAAGTTGACTGAAGtcttaataaatatgattttcaCTTACGTGATCACAGTTGCAGGCCGATATAGGCGATGAGTTAATTTATTGTCAACATCTATTCTATCAATAACTGGACTTGCATAACCTGATATAGAAGGGAAAAAAAACACAAGGATTTTTCACAAAAGCATAAGCAGTATATAAATAAGAGCTAGTACCAAAAAGTATATTATAGGTAAATAACTACAACCTTCAAGACCAGCAGTGAAAAGAACAAGATCTGCAAATTCACTGCTGTGTTTTAGAAACTCCTGCAAACCAGGGCGCTCAAAAACTGTGACATGGTTCACCTTTTGCCTTCCATCAGCATCCTTCAAAAGTGTAGCTCAGGATAAATACTCCTGCAGCTTAAGATCAGGCAAAATTACCTAATCATAAGTGACCAACCTTTTCTGAAGATATACATTCAAGGTCAAAGCACTTTAGACCAGCTTCAATTGCTTGGGTATGCACTGTAGACGGAAGGCTAGATGTCTCATATGCACAAACTAAAGTTTCATCCAAGTCGAGAACAATCTGCAAATTTTTGCGAACCTGGCCTTAAATGAGAGAGTCACAATAAAACAACAAACAAATTCTCCTTAAGCAATGACTATTATTgaagtataaaaataaatattatggtAGTCATTGGCATTTTTGTGGGCATATTATTGAGAAACTAAACCAAGACATCTACTAGTCAGTCTTACATAGACTCTTGTGCCCACCAACAAAAATCCAATTTTGGTCCATATTGACAAGTTCATcacatattgtttatcaaaaatcccATTAAAAAAGTCAACATACGAAGTTTAATGGAGATTTGGAATATTCCAACAATGATTTTAATGTGCACTAGTGAAGTTGGAATCAAATCAGACAACTTTCTTGTTGTATAAGCACTAATCTATTTTGGATCAAAGATGAAGCACCACACTTATTCCTTTGTTAAAAGTATTTTCAAAGAAGACGTATGTAGATATGTTCCCACCACATTTTCTACATGTACAAGTTTTGCCATTTCTGCAGCgacaaaaaatgaaagaaagaagaaacacaGGAAGAAAACAGATCTGCGGTGCTTAACTTACAAGTTCAAATTATTTTCTAAAGCAGTTCTAAACATACAGTCATAAGATCGTTATGTAATAAAATAACAAGAAAGCACATATAAACAGTTACACAAGAAAGATCCTGTGGACATTTTAAAGTTGATGCAGAATCCTAGCAAAGAAATAGTCCACGGAATGAGAATCTGTCGCTCAACCTTGTTGATCAGAATTTGAATCTGGTTGAAGGTTGCTCAACCTTATGTTGAGATATGCCATGAGTTACACACCAGAATGGTCATACCTTTCTCATGATTACAAATATGCTATACTACATCACAAACCTATTTAGAGATTTTACTTTAGTATTGCCAACCACATGTATCAATGTATGTGAATCAATTCATGGACTTGAATTTTGGAGGTGTGGTAATAGTCCAAGAATAACAATGAACAGGAAGAATAAGATTTGATGTAATTGATCTGCATTACTTACCTCAATGTTCCTTCtacaagaaaggaaaaaaaaaaatcagtgtaCAAATATAATCAATTTCCATGAATGGAGAAGTAAAAAACTCTGCTGTCCGGAAGCCAAGTGCATAAAAAATGATGAATGGAAAATCCTCATGCAGGTTGCGAATCAGCAATTCACAAACTGAAAGCAGGGACAACGTGAAGTACCAATGCAGACATCAAACATATCAGGTCTTACAGGAGTTAGGTATTATGTCTAGAGTTAATTAGGCCACATGTTGATAGCAGTCATGTTTATAACTCTATCCAGGAAATTCCTCATCAAGTAGTATGCTGCACTTCTTTGCTTTCAAGTTCTCATTCAACTATTTATTTCTATGCAAGATTATTTGCTTTGCAAGACAAGCATACAATACATCAACAAATTCATATGCTTTGCAAGACAAGTATACAATACATAAACATGGAAATCATTAAGCACATCGATCCACCACCGTCAATCAACTGTAGCTTCTGGGCAGTAAGTTGTATCTAAATGAGGAAGTCAGGACCTCGGTTTGTCCAAACCACCAAGGGATGCCGAAGCAAGGACAGGCCAAACAGGAAGAACGCAACCTTATATTCTATGCAATCTCAGAACAAATTTAAATCGACAGGGAtctaaaaaaaatagaaagaacCAATCTTTAAACGAATCGTTCATAGCCCAGTTCCCAAATGGGGAAGAGAGACATACCGTGAGCTTCTTCAGGGGCTCCGGCCCAGCGAACTGATTAGGCGGCGGGGCGTCGGTGGGGGGGTCAACGGCTAGAGGCTTGTAGTCCGGAGAGGCGGAGGAAGGGGAGAAAAGGAGGTTTTGGCGGAGGCCGACAAAGGAGACGAGCTGCGCCCACGAGGGGGTCCTCCGTGGGATCTGGAGCAGGACATGAAACAAGACCGCTACCCAACTCACCAGCGTCCGCCACAACTGGACGCTCTTCGTCGTCTTGGTCGTAGCGGCGGACCCGGGAGAGCACAACTCCGTCTGGGCCAGCCCGGTCATGGCGGCGGCAACAGCtgaagaagacgaagacgaaggaCGAGGCGCGCGCGAATCGAATCGCGGCCGATCCGGAGGCCGCGGGGCTGGCTCCGCCGGGTAGGGCGATCCGGCGAGAGGTGCCGCGAGGAGAGGGGCGACGGGACTCGGGAGCCGAACGGGATTGCGTGGAAGAAGACCGTCCCGTGCAAGCGGGCGCGGAAGAGTAAATATGCGGTCGCGGACGCAGTTTGACACCGCAGATGACGTCGATGTCTGCGGCCGCCACCAAGGCCATGTTGATCTTTAAGATCGGTATGGAAGGATGGTTCTTTTGCTTTTATTTTTATCTCGGGAAACAACACTAATAAatgtaatataattaataataataataataataataataataataactcacaaaaatgggtaataagctGACTTCCTATTCTATGGGATGGCAGTCTTCCATAGTCAAACTATTTTATCTTCAACATCCGCATCTGCATCCGCTTTCTAAAAGTGGATACGGGTACGTTTTCACCAATATCCGATCCGTTTTCACCCTTCCACCGTGTGAATATATTTCGTACCAAACGGGCCTCAGAAATCCCATGGCCGCACCCAATTCACGTGATGGCCCAACATGCCACTTCCTCTCCAAAGGAAACGCTACCCGCCGCCGACCGTATAAAAGCGAGAACCCGTCCGCGTGCCACGAGCGCGGGGAGTCATCGGCGACCGTGGAAGAGGGCGGAGAGGGGAGAGGTCGCTGGTCGCAGTTGCCATGGTCTCGGGGTCCGTGGTCTGTGCGCGGTGGGTAGTGGTGGACCCGCGCCACCACATGCTGGGGCGGTTGGCGTCGATCTTGGCGAAGGAGCTGCTCAACGGGCAGCGGGTCGCGGTTGTCCGCTGCGAGGATATGTGCCTCTCCGGTGGGCTCGACCGCCAGAAGATGAAGTACCTCCGCTTCCTACGCAAGCTTATGAACACCAAGCCCTCTCACGGTCCCATCCACTTCCGCGCCCCCGCCAAGATCCTTTGGCGTACCATCCGAGGGTATGTCTGTCCAAAACACTTCCCGATTGTCATCGGTGTggtctggtggtggtggtggaactACTCATTTGATCTGCTCCTTTCTTCTTCGTTGGTTGCATAATTCCTTGCAAGACTAAGGTTGGGGCCGTCATCCTGACGTGGCTCAAGGCCTATGAGGGGTTGCCgtctgttgagatttgattcatagttatctatctagatagttatatctagatagttatcatgatttagtggttacatgatgatttcaataatcaCCTCAATCATGATATAGTAGTCATAGGGTGGttcacctcaatcatgatctagtagtcagggtggtttcaataactatctcaatctagtagttatagggtgattgtcactaggtcctataaataggactgaAGTAATAGAGAGAAAGAGTCTGTGTACATTTGGtatttttattctattttttccttgctcctccatccccaacatttgtgatatcagagcctagtttcaatctgaattgGGCATTATGACTTTCGGTAATtttatgtctcaaccccttatccccatcttctcgaGCAAAAGCTATAAATTTTGGAGTAtctagatgaagactctattcaagtcttaagatttttgggacttaatagagaacgaATATGCAGATcgagatgacgaaatcaggctgagggagaatagaaagaaggactcaaaggcattgttcttcattcaacaagctgtacatgagacgatcttctcaagaattacagcagcgacaacctcaaagcaagcttggttgatacttcaaaatgaatttcaagactcatcaagggtgattatgttaaaacttcaaaccctttgtcgtgagtttaaaattttattcatgaaaagtaatgaatcagtgcaagattttctttctcgagtgactgaaattgttagtcaaatgaaatcttatggtgaacatctttctgatcatataattgttgcaaaagttttgagaagtttaactccgaaatttgatcatgttgttgccgcaattgaggagtcaaaagatctatctacttattcattttatgaactaatgggttccttgcaagcacatgaagtaaggttgaataggtcacttgaaaaaagtgaagaaaaaatatttcagattaagggggagtcttctacaAAAAATCAACAGTACGAGGACAGAGGAGGATttcatggtagaggaaatggaagaggaagaggacactttgatgggcatgaagAACAAggacaatcaaattatgataaaaaaaattacaagagtggaattcaatatcactactgtaaaaagtttggtcacatgaaggtagattactggaaaagagaaaagcaagcaagttatgtggagaaaaatgaagaaaatagtaagttgtttatgactcattcacaagttcataatatcttaaatgatatttggtttttggatagtggatgttctaatcatatgtcagtcataaaatcaatatttagatatattgatgaaactcacaagttgaaagttagacttggagatagcaagcaaatccaagtggaagggaaaggaataaaagacaaatcaagggaaggtaaaataccttgataatgttttctttattcctactttatcacataacttgttgagtgttggacaattagtagatgatggatattcagtaatatttgataatggttcatgcactattagagataaaaaatctggtttgattatagtaaatgtttgcatgacacaaaacaagatgtttccacttgatgtgtcaaatattgaaaggcatgcgcttatcacaactcaaaagaatgagtctagtttatggcatttaagatatggacaccttaacattaaaggtttaaggttgttaagtcaaaaaggaatggttttcggattgcccaagattaatacacttgatatatgtgaaggatgtatttatgggaaacaaagtaaaaaaccatttcctattggaaaagcatggagagcatctaattgtcttgaattaattcatgctgacttacgtggacctatgaatataaaattatttagtggaagtcaatattttttattgtttacggatgattatagtcgcatgagttgagtatattttttaaaattgaaatctgaaacatatgataatttttgaaagtttaaggcacttgtagaaaggcaaagtggtagatatataaagacacttcggacataTAGAGatgatgaatttttatctaatgagtttagttctttttatgaagaaaatgatattcacagagaattgacagcaccatatacatcggagcaaaatggtgtagctgaacgtaagaatcagactgtcgttgaaatggcaagaagtttgcttaaaggaaaacatcttccaaatcagttttgggcagagtCAGTTGCAAtaacagtttatttgttgaatatttcaccaacaaaggctgttatgaatcgaactccttttgaggcttggtatggtatgaaaccaagtgttagacatctaaaatttttttgttatattgcttatgctttggtgaattcacaaaatcatcataagcttgatgaaaaatctaaaaaatgtatCTTAATTGATTATTCTCTACAATCGAAAGTAtttcgattatataaccctgttagtggcaaagttattattaacagaaatattatgtttgatgaaagggcaagttggaattgggagaccaataaaggtgaaacacaaatgcagattccaacagaactagacactccgtagaatcaagtgacagatcttGCTTCAACAAGTTCATCGttaacctcacccaatagcagttcaaattctaATTCCTCAGAttaaacccctccaagaaatttcagatcactaatagaaatttataactcaatattttctttgtttatttcagatccaataacttttgaggaagcagttaaaaaagaggaatgaagAACAACAATGAAGGAGGaagtcaagtcaattgagaagaatgaaacttgggagctaatggatctaccgaaaaaaAAGAAAGTGATTGGATTAAAATGGAtgttcaaaataaaatttaaatgtaaattatttggtttcactaatagtgattgtgtaggagctttagatgatcgaaagagtacttcaggtaagtggagccataacaatgaagtattatggaacggatgaacaagttacggatatcctcaccaaatcatttcgaaagcatgtttattttatgtcgcaaattggtccataacaatgaagtattatggaacggatgaacaagttaccgatatcctcaccaaatcacttcgaaagcatgtttattttatgtcgtAAATTGGTGTatacaactatgaatcaagggggagtgttgagatttaaTTTATAGTtgtctatctagatagttatcatgatttagtggttatatgatgatttcaataactacctcaatcatgatcatgatctagtagttatagggtggtttcaataactacctcaatctagtagttatagggttgtCACTAGGTCCGATCGTAGTTTATGAAGTAAGTATTTTTCTGGCTCCTCCATCCCGACACCGCCTCTCAAGTATAGCATTTTGTCTTGTTCTGGTTGAAAACCGGTTCAGATACTTTTAATCTTAGGGTTCTTGGTTGATGACCTTTCTTTTCATGATCTTCTTCTAGGGTTTTGAGGCTTGCAGCCGATGTCTTAATCTTAGGGTTGTTGGTTGACGTACTTTCTTTTCATGGTCTTCTTCCAGGGTTTTGAGGCTGCAGCCGGGGCATAAGTACTGTTTACTGGGCCGGCTTTCTTCCGAGGTCGGATGGAATCATTATGATACTATTATTAAGGTCATATccatatatctatttttttttttttggtacttTCTTTGTTTGTGGGCATGGCTTATTCCAGGCTTGACATGAGTACCTTTCAGCATTGAAGATTGTGCTGTAAGGGAAGCTTTGCTTCCGTAGTGAAGGCTATGGCTGGGTCGGATGTGCCAGCTTGGTATGGCAAGTGCTGCATATAATACTCACAGAGGCTGCACAAGCTGTACTGTGCGTAGCATACGAGAACTTCCTTCCTTGTGATAGAGAGAGATCTGAAGTGTTTGGAGTTTAATAGTTCGGTTAAAGCTTAAGAGGCATATTTCTGCCTGTGGCTTAGATGATTAGGGTTGGGTGGACTTGTAGGATTAAGAAGCCTATTATATTATTACTAATTTGCAATGGAATTTTTTGGAgaactttttattttaatttcaacTGGAGTAACATGAGAATTGACGTTATACTGGGTAAGTTATTAGTGGTCTCTGCTTTAAAAATCATCAGTTCATTTAGGTTGAACTCATCTTATCTgcattatttttgaaattataaatctCTAAATTCTAATCGAGGTGAGAGATTTGGCTGAACACGGTAATTCCTTGGAACAGCTGCATTTTTGTGTCTATATTGCCATGTCAATGAATATGAACTACACATATATGTTCTTGCCAAATGTTCGAATATTATATAACTTGC comes from the Musa acuminata AAA Group cultivar baxijiao chromosome BXJ1-10, Cavendish_Baxijiao_AAA, whole genome shotgun sequence genome and includes:
- the LOC135595237 gene encoding uncharacterized protein LOC135595237, with protein sequence MTGLAQTELCSPGSAATTKTTKSVQLWRTLVSWVAVLFHVLLQIPRRTPSWAQLVSFVGLRQNLLFSPSSASPDYKPLAVDPPTDAPPPNQFAGPEPLKKLTIVLDLDETLVCAYETSSLPSTVHTQAIEAGLKCFDLECISSEKDADGRQKVNHVTVFERPGLQEFLKHSSEFADLVLFTAGLEGYASPVIDRIDVDNKLTHRLYRPATVITEHREHVKDLSCVSKDLSRIVIVDNNPFSFLLQPLNGIPCVPFSASQPCDDQLMGVILPLLKHLSLQKDVRTVLYDKFHMPEWFKQQGIPTISSTS
- the LOC103978200 gene encoding large ribosomal subunit protein uL13w-like, yielding MVSGSVVCARWVVVDPRHHMLGRLASILAKELLNGQRVAVVRCEDMCLSGGLDRQKMKYLRFLRKLMNTKPSHGPIHFRAPAKILWRTIRGVLRLQPGHKYCLLGRLSSEELGEKRKERAKVAYERRKQLAKLRLKAEKTAGEKLRPQLDILSPL